The sequence ccactagatcgggggatggacgatggcgttccacctcttctgaggtactggagacgggaccgcaacactgcaatggacatattcccgcaatgggaacatgtctcatccacgaacgcagcctcagcgtgctgtgcgcccagacacgagagacaacgaacgtgtccgtcaagcggagacagaaatcgaccgcacccagaaacacacggcttgaatgacatcttgaaaaagacgcagggtcaaaccgtggtGCTCTTTTGTGAAATGGAAGTCgctcttttagtgtgctgaagcactcagggagatgaccgcggctccacacagttcgatctgcaagcctgtgtgagctctcagtgatgtttTGTGTATGTAATGTatacgcccagcgaaccaattCTTAtcaggaaacgctcagcgaaccaacaagctctTATCACTGAAGGACGGTCTCtcgctgacgcgccgtatcacccgcactggcagactcTCTTTCACAGGAAGTGTtttgactcgtagtcagaaagctcttcgtagaaacagcaatgaaactgttcggctccgaagtagaaagcgctgatctatcattccacttcctgttttatacccgcgctgcggggcggagcgtggaatgcgtgatcgcatgccaaatttcattggctcgttgttagatgctcgaagtaggattggtctctaaagtaagatcccattcgtcggttcagttctgacgtacgtcgaacgtgaccgactgaaagggaacagaTATTTAGGGAAGTGCTGTGATGGTTTCTAAAAGTTGGAAGGCCTTTTACCCCATTGTACCCGATTGTAAACCATTGTTATGTGACCCTGAACCATAAGGGTCATAAGTCATAAGGgtcaattttttaaaattgagatttatacataaCCTGaaactgaataaataagctttaaatgtatggtttgttaggatagaaAAAGTTTTATCCAAGATGCAACTATCTGAAAATCTGTCATTCTGGATCATTGAGAATAATGagaaaattgtttttaaagttgtccaaatgaagtccttagcaatgcatattactaataataatacatttttgatatattaacggaaataaatgtaaaaaatatcttCTTGGAACAGTTCTTTAATATCCTAACGATTTTTGGcatgaaacaaaaatgtataattttgacccatagagtgtatttttggatattgccacagatataccatgcgacttatgactggttttgtggtccagggtcacatataagGATCTGTTCTCGTATCTCTCTTGTTGACCTCGTTGCCTTCTTTCTTGGCTCACAGCTGAATCAAGAGAAAAAAGGAGTGTGCCTAATTGGGCGATGACATCTTCAGACTTTTTCGGCTGGATTGAAGAGTTGCGTTCTCACGCTGGCTATGACAAGATTGAGGAATTGGCCAGAACTTACTGGGCTCACTTCCCTTCTGCCAGCCGCCTGGGCTACGACCCTCCCGCTCCAGAAGAATAACGCTGTCTTAGTCTGAGTCTGTATTATTATGTAGACCATTTTCCTCTTTCATTATGGCACAGCTCTTGGAAAAAAGACAAACTGCCTTTATTATTCTACACTTGATTTAAGCCAAGACAAGATACACTGAGAAAGGTTAATGTCTgtccttttgtttttttgtttaaatttgacATAAACCCCCTAATGTAACAGCATTTAAACCAATTAAACATATTCTGTTCACAGattttaaagttttttgtattgcttggaaagaacacatttttgtcctggtTCTTCTTTAAATGGCCCCTAACAGTGCTCTATATGATATTCTAAAGGTACTAGATTACATTATTTGGGGTGAATGTGAACCGATTAAGTACTCAAAAgtgatttttgctgaaactgtagttcccagaatgctttgcttgGGACTAGACGAGAAGAGTAAAATTGTTGAACCTAAGTGTTAAAATAAGTGTTCAAATAAGCTTGTGATTTGATTAAAGAGGCAGGGTCTCAAGCCCCCCTGTGCATTCCACTGTTGTTAGGAAgccatataaaataattttgagaCTACTCAATTGGGTTACTTAAAAATTACTACATTCCATAATGTTGAAGTTatgtgaacaaattatgtttgtttaacttaattgattcaCGTGGAACCCaatgtacacactgtaaaaaatgttggttggtttttgttggtttagcttaaaaaagtaagtaacctggttgccttaaaattttgagtttattgaaatttaaaatttgagttgatacaatgaaggaaatttgtttaataaatagaatctcaaaatatttttgtatctgaaacacataaaaatgtgataaatcatgaaaatagcacaatttggcatgtttcactgcgtcatcagaaataaaacacacacaattacccaatatgcttacaaaatcttttaataatcttttaataaaggttgtcgaatcttaaaaaattgtcattgtattaactttttttctaaataattttttacagtgcatgattaaatcatgtaaatctaACACACCTTTTTCCAGTGTAGTGATTTTACTTTATGACATGCtaaatggatatttttcttacacaaatgcatcgcttCGCGTtcgaaggcctttattaaactcCCAGAGCGTACGTTTATAATGGTTGGTTGTACTTTTTTGGCATTCAAATTttaggctgccattcactgccattataaagcttggattagccaggacatttttaataactccaattcgtctgaaagaataatgtcatatggcttgaggttgagtaaatcatggggaaatatccctttaaatacCCTAAATAtgtaaagttatgaaacttcactttgccctcagCCAAATCGATTAGCCAGGGAACAAATGATAGATTCATGACCAAAGATCACCTGTTATATGCACAAGTTTAATTATACCTCATTTATTCACTACAGGAACATTAGAGAAAGAGGCAAACATAAGAAAGAGCTTCGCTAGCTGAGGTAAGGCTCTTCCAGTCGGGGTTAATGAGTCCCGAGCACCCACTAATCAACTGGCTCTCACAATTctaaaaaaagtacaattttaaaatCGGCgccatcttcataaaatcaacaACTGATTTGAGCTTTAAATATGTACATTCTTGCCTGAAAAACTCTTAAAACTACATTCCGTCACACAATACTTTTTTCAATTATGTTATTTTCTCCTCCGCTATGGATGCTTGCTGGTTGGTGAGAGATGCATTAGGGATACCTGGCTGTCTCAAGTCCACACAAGTCACCCTTTGATACATCCTGGATAAAAGGGGCAGTTCCGGTAATTTGAACTGTACTTGGTTGGATGTTAACTTTGAATTGGAACAGAACATGGGCAGAAAATGATGATGTTTCACAAGTCCTCAAGAACGCATATCGAGAAAAGTCCATAGTCTCTTGAAACtcctttttttttcagagctctgctctgattggtcagatggaaTTTCAGCTCTGGAGGCATACTCAGCGCTTAGTGATACAAACAAAGCCATAATTAGCGCATCAATATGAGTCCTCATCCTTTGGAATTGCTTGCAATGTGGATTTGACAATGTGTCTTCTCGACATGTTGACAACAcgaaccaaactcttccagtcCTCAGCTACAATACAGTATTTGAAGGCAGATCAAAATAGAAATTGTTTCTGGGCAGCCAAGAAGATCATAGGCTGGCTTTATGCAAATTTGTTACAAACCGACATGTAGAAGGGCACAGAGCTGTAGTTCAGCAGCAACAGAGCAGGCAGGTGTTGGGAATGCAGTCCAGGTGCTAAGAGATGACCTCTAAAAAAGGGTCATCTCCCTCAGGACAAGTATTTGCAGTAACATGTTATTGTTTGACTGCAGCAGAATAACTCCAGTATACAATGTTGGAGCAGTACACTATCATAAGTGTAAGCTTTTAGAATAGAGTCAATagaaacaaattattattattttattttatttttatcatttttctTCCCAGCGATTTACTTTTGAAATGGAATTTTCTTTTGGCTCATTCATTAATTGACTTAATTTGTTAATTAATTTGACAACACGGTTAAATTCATTAACAATAGTAAATGCATTAGatatgataaataaaaaatgaacatcACTTTTTTGCAGCATTTATGGTTCCATAGAGTAATATTTTACACCATTAATTAATAGGTCaatgtatattttaaacatgAATGGTGATTTATACAACttgaaattataaaaatgtttgcTCGTAtagtttgttgttttttgattGTTAAACTTTATacatcttattgtaaagtgttactgactTTGATGCTTGATGCACTCATCCATACACATGTAAAAGTTTGGAATacttaagattttgtttttgaaagtctcttatgctcaccagaCTTTATTTGGTTggttcaaaaatacagtaaaacagtaatacagCAAAAgattacaatgtaaaatgtttcattattaatttattcctgtgatggtaaagctgaattttcagcattgcTCAAGTCTTGTGTCACATCACCCTTTAGgaatcattctaaaatgctgatttggtgctgaTTATTATTCAAAAACTTCGGTAGTGTATATTTTGCACTAatgaagatttaaaaaaaaacccctGAGATGTCCAATGTACGTCTTAGACGTCATAATTGGAGAAAAGTTGGAAATCTACAGTGAGTTCCACTAACTTTATTAAATGGCTAACATCTGGTGCATTGTGTGACATGAGAACTCTGCATTGCAAGTTCACACGCATAAACATACAACCAGGAAGCTACTGCCGTACATATATTTGTGAAATAGCCATAAGCTTGCT is a genomic window of Pseudorasbora parva isolate DD20220531a chromosome 12, ASM2467924v1, whole genome shotgun sequence containing:
- the otos2 gene encoding otospiralin-like, with the translated sequence MFRLYFSLFLCVVYLGLLCLTGAEENQAESREKRSVPNWAMTSSDFFGWIEELRSHAGYDKIEELARTYWAHFPSASRLGYDPPAPEE